One region of Candidatus Bathyarchaeota archaeon genomic DNA includes:
- a CDS encoding nucleoside 2-deoxyribosyltransferase, which produces MNIFIIMPFDKKFDDVYAQIKNTVQTAITQEGTRCYRLDEVKSAGRITIDLVSELKQAALCIADVTGNNPNVMWELGYAMALNKPTIVLSQSFEKMPFDIADLRTIKYDPQNLLTIKVRLLEAINMTFSRYEMRVGSRIINALEKAPYGIAVTGSSKVTPALCVDKIQSTLSNYIKTNTVWFVGSNGACDEAAAEYLGSLKQKVTIISYDKFDISDRMLKIIEKFDFKFLSAEDQPIPKNISMPSKRDFLFAQMADLMLIAWDGQSAKTQELINWCRIQHKDHFICYV; this is translated from the coding sequence ATGAATATATTTATCATAATGCCTTTCGACAAGAAATTCGATGATGTATACGCTCAAATTAAGAATACAGTCCAAACAGCTATCACGCAAGAAGGAACGCGATGCTATCGCTTAGACGAGGTAAAGTCTGCGGGCAGAATAACAATTGACTTAGTTTCCGAGCTGAAGCAAGCAGCTCTTTGCATAGCCGATGTAACAGGAAATAACCCAAATGTAATGTGGGAATTAGGATACGCGATGGCTCTCAATAAACCAACGATTGTTCTTTCCCAGTCATTTGAGAAAATGCCTTTTGACATAGCTGACCTGAGGACTATCAAATATGACCCTCAGAATCTGTTGACCATTAAGGTTCGATTGCTTGAGGCAATTAATATGACGTTTAGTCGTTATGAAATGAGAGTTGGCTCCAGGATCATTAATGCCCTTGAAAAGGCACCTTATGGGATAGCGGTTACTGGTTCTAGTAAGGTTACACCTGCACTATGCGTGGACAAAATCCAATCCACCCTATCAAATTACATAAAGACAAATACCGTTTGGTTTGTCGGGTCAAATGGTGCTTGCGATGAAGCAGCAGCTGAGTATTTAGGTAGCCTGAAGCAGAAGGTAACGATAATCAGCTATGACAAGTTTGACATTTCAGACAGAATGCTTAAAATCATAGAAAAATTCGATTTCAAATTTCTATCAGCCGAAGACCAACCGATCCCTAAAAACATAAGTATGCCCTCAAAACGCGATTTCTTGTTTGCTCAGATGGCTGACCTGATGCTTATAGCTTGGGATGGTCAAAGCGCTAAGACGCAGGAATTGATTAACTGGTGCAGGATTCAACACAAAGATCATTTTATTTGCTACGTGTAA
- a CDS encoding B12-binding domain-containing radical SAM protein: protein MTDVLLTADRTLMSNYHHNEFLGFGTCAPPNFIPEWLYSYLFFPPLETSSGRPWTAPYGLRKTEAQLLKEGFKVDTVSPSALSKRLENTKVLGIYTMDPFGLGPASTTLASIFKKEPYLAKHFQTLLKSQSLQKAKKNGLKVIVGGPGAWQFRCRENAAKELGIDCVVEGEAENVIGKLFRVAMEGQNLPSHYEVGLGETPTLEQIPDIVQPSINGLIEIGRGCCRGCKFCNVTLRPLRWYPIEKVERELDVNLNSGKVTGACLHSEDVMLYGSNNTVPNDEKLIRLHEMVMNKVDSISWSHASLAAVASAPKLFSKLSEIILQKQSWWGAEIGIETGSPEVAKKIMPAKAHPFSADKWHEVVVEGMGLMHDYKLVPACTIIVGLPDEKEEDVAKTMDLVDDLKGMRSLIVPLFFVPLGKLKSEDWFTNTQLSSLHKQLLIQCAEHDFYWVDNLLDWSFSDKWYKRITKEFYKGFSAIAKYKVRQIE, encoded by the coding sequence ATGACAGATGTGCTTTTAACTGCAGATAGGACACTAATGAGTAATTATCATCATAACGAGTTTTTAGGGTTCGGCACTTGTGCGCCTCCAAACTTCATACCAGAATGGCTCTACAGCTACCTATTCTTCCCGCCCCTTGAAACAAGCAGCGGAAGACCTTGGACTGCCCCCTATGGGCTGCGAAAAACCGAGGCTCAACTGCTAAAAGAAGGCTTCAAAGTAGACACTGTTAGCCCAAGCGCACTAAGTAAACGTTTAGAAAACACGAAAGTTCTGGGCATCTACACCATGGACCCCTTCGGGCTTGGACCCGCCTCAACCACTCTGGCCTCGATATTTAAGAAGGAACCCTATCTCGCAAAACACTTCCAGACCCTACTCAAAAGCCAATCCTTACAGAAAGCCAAAAAAAACGGATTAAAAGTAATCGTTGGCGGTCCCGGTGCATGGCAGTTCCGTTGTAGGGAAAATGCAGCTAAAGAATTGGGCATCGACTGCGTTGTGGAGGGCGAAGCAGAAAACGTCATAGGCAAACTTTTCCGCGTCGCCATGGAAGGACAAAACCTCCCTAGCCACTATGAAGTTGGCCTCGGAGAGACCCCCACTTTAGAGCAAATTCCCGATATTGTTCAACCATCAATCAATGGGTTAATTGAGATTGGCAGAGGATGCTGCCGAGGATGCAAATTCTGCAACGTTACCCTAAGACCACTCAGATGGTACCCGATTGAGAAAGTTGAACGCGAACTTGACGTCAACTTGAACTCCGGCAAAGTCACGGGTGCTTGCCTCCACTCCGAAGATGTCATGCTCTATGGCTCCAATAATACTGTGCCCAACGATGAAAAACTTATTCGGCTACATGAGATGGTGATGAATAAAGTTGACAGCATCAGTTGGAGTCATGCCTCCTTAGCGGCAGTGGCTTCAGCGCCCAAACTTTTTTCAAAACTCTCAGAAATTATTCTTCAAAAACAATCATGGTGGGGCGCAGAAATCGGAATTGAGACAGGTTCACCCGAAGTAGCCAAGAAGATTATGCCCGCAAAGGCACATCCGTTTAGCGCGGACAAATGGCACGAAGTTGTCGTCGAGGGCATGGGGCTTATGCATGATTACAAGTTGGTTCCAGCCTGCACCATTATTGTTGGGTTGCCTGACGAGAAAGAAGAAGACGTAGCCAAAACAATGGATTTAGTCGATGACCTCAAGGGCATGCGAAGCCTCATTGTACCCCTCTTCTTTGTACCGTTGGGCAAACTCAAAAGCGAAGACTGGTTCACAAACACCCAACTCAGCAGCCTACATAAGCAGCTCCTGATTCAATGTGCTGAACACGATTTTTACTGGGTTGATAACCTGCTTGATTGGTCATTTTCAGATAAATGGTACAAACGCATAACTAAGGAATTCTACAAGGGCTTCTCTGCTATCGCAAAATATAAGGTTAGACAGATCGAATAA
- a CDS encoding 2-oxoacid:acceptor oxidoreductase family protein: MVEFRWHGRGGQGAWTASELLARTALDEGKYIQSFPEFGPERMGAPVTAFTRISTEPIRLHCAIYDPDVVVVLDNTLLKTVPVTAGLNRDEDCLIINSSDEPAKLKENLRVVKGKVWTVPATEIALKILGVPITNTALLGVVAKATGIVSLEGIEKTLKGRFRPDLAEKNFAVVQEAYKEAKME; the protein is encoded by the coding sequence ATGGTAGAGTTTAGATGGCACGGTAGAGGCGGACAAGGAGCGTGGACTGCCAGCGAACTTTTGGCAAGAACCGCCCTTGACGAAGGCAAATACATCCAATCGTTCCCAGAATTTGGGCCAGAACGGATGGGAGCCCCCGTAACCGCTTTCACCAGAATCAGCACTGAACCCATAAGGTTGCACTGTGCAATCTATGATCCAGACGTCGTGGTCGTTTTAGACAATACACTGCTAAAGACGGTCCCTGTAACTGCTGGATTAAACCGCGATGAAGACTGTTTAATAATAAACTCAAGTGATGAACCCGCTAAACTAAAAGAAAACCTGCGGGTTGTCAAGGGAAAGGTATGGACGGTTCCAGCCACTGAAATCGCCCTAAAAATCCTCGGCGTCCCCATCACAAACACCGCGTTGCTTGGTGTAGTTGCTAAAGCAACAGGCATCGTAAGCTTAGAGGGCATTGAAAAAACGTTGAAGGGACGTTTTCGCCCTGATTTGGCAGAGAAAAACTTTGCCGTGGTCCAAGAAGCATACAAGGAGGCAAAAATGGAATGA
- a CDS encoding 4Fe-4S binding protein has translation MSSKEKTWKEISVGAVSSKASVGFMTGDWKTYMPIRDLEKCTTCLTCVMLCPEGAIRYRPKMGKIEFDFAFCKGCGICANECPTKAITMKLPEE, from the coding sequence ATGAGCAGTAAAGAAAAAACTTGGAAAGAAATCTCCGTCGGCGCCGTGTCTTCAAAAGCCAGCGTTGGCTTTATGACTGGCGACTGGAAAACCTACATGCCCATCCGCGACCTAGAAAAATGCACCACATGCTTAACATGCGTGATGCTTTGCCCCGAAGGCGCAATCCGTTACCGCCCCAAAATGGGCAAAATCGAATTCGACTTTGCCTTCTGCAAAGGCTGCGGTATCTGCGCCAACGAATGCCCAACTAAAGCAATCACTATGAAGTTACCGGAGGAATAA
- the porA gene encoding pyruvate ferredoxin oxidoreductase, which produces MALNGDEAVALAVKQCDVDVVAAYPITPQTIIVEKFSEYVANGETQTEFVCVESEHSAMTASLTASLTGARTFTASASAGLALMHEMLFVTSGSRAPVVMAVANRALSAPLNIHGDHSDSMAERDSGWIQVYAENAQEAYDSIIQAFKIAEDVKVSLPIIVGLDGFTISHTLERVDVLTDDVVKAFVGERAFPMVTTHEGKTVPLKLDPANPMTLGPNALQNYYFEFKRQQEEGMKNAYKIIQEVNKEYTKISGRSFGNGLIDPYKVDDAEVAIVCIGSTAGTLKVMVDELRAEGAKVGILRLRTFRPFPAEDIQDALKNCKVVAVFDKSMSPGGFGAAVFNEVRNALYDLKQRPIVVEYIYGLGGRDSSPRDFKRVFEDLCKFAKTGQVDSTVHYLGLRE; this is translated from the coding sequence ATGGCATTAAACGGCGACGAAGCAGTTGCTCTCGCGGTTAAACAATGCGACGTTGACGTGGTTGCAGCCTACCCCATCACGCCTCAAACAATCATAGTGGAAAAATTCAGTGAATACGTTGCAAACGGTGAAACTCAGACTGAATTTGTCTGTGTGGAATCCGAACACAGCGCGATGACCGCATCGCTAACTGCATCTCTTACGGGGGCCCGCACATTCACTGCTAGCGCCTCCGCAGGATTAGCTTTAATGCATGAAATGCTCTTTGTCACCTCGGGTAGTCGTGCACCAGTTGTTATGGCAGTTGCCAACCGCGCTTTATCGGCACCCCTTAACATCCACGGAGACCACTCTGACAGCATGGCTGAGCGTGACAGCGGCTGGATTCAGGTTTACGCTGAAAACGCCCAAGAAGCCTACGACTCCATAATTCAAGCCTTCAAAATCGCAGAAGACGTCAAAGTTTCCTTGCCCATAATTGTGGGTTTAGACGGCTTTACCATCAGCCACACGCTTGAACGCGTCGATGTTCTAACTGACGACGTCGTTAAGGCCTTCGTTGGAGAGCGAGCTTTCCCAATGGTTACCACCCATGAAGGCAAAACTGTACCGTTAAAACTTGACCCCGCAAACCCCATGACTCTGGGACCCAACGCCTTGCAGAACTATTACTTCGAATTCAAGCGTCAGCAAGAAGAAGGCATGAAAAACGCGTATAAAATAATCCAAGAAGTCAACAAAGAATATACCAAAATCAGCGGCAGAAGTTTTGGCAACGGACTCATTGACCCCTACAAGGTTGACGACGCCGAAGTGGCAATCGTCTGTATAGGCTCGACTGCAGGCACACTTAAAGTCATGGTTGACGAACTTCGCGCTGAAGGAGCAAAAGTCGGGATTTTGCGTCTCCGTACGTTCCGTCCGTTCCCAGCAGAAGACATCCAAGATGCACTCAAGAACTGCAAGGTCGTTGCGGTTTTTGATAAAAGCATGAGCCCCGGCGGCTTTGGCGCTGCAGTCTTTAACGAAGTCAGAAACGCACTCTATGACCTAAAACAACGTCCAATCGTTGTGGAGTACATCTATGGTTTAGGCGGCAGAGACAGCAGCCCCCGTGACTTCAAACGAGTCTTCGAGGACCTATGCAAATTCGCAAAAACGGGACAAGTGGATAGCACCGTGCATTATTTAGGATTAAGGGAGTAA
- a CDS encoding thiamine pyrophosphate-dependent enzyme, with amino-acid sequence MATETQEWKFTAKDIANKPDLFESGHRACAGCGPASVLRLVMKGTRGPTIVTQATGCMEIVGSIYPYTSWEVPWVHTAFENAGANAAGIDAAIKVLQRKGKMSPEHIDVIALAGDGGTYDIGLQALSGAVERGHDFLFILYDNEGYMNTGIQRSSGTPLGAATTTSPAGSVRPGKLENKKPITDIMLAHGMEYVATATPYYWKDLITKVRKGLEVEGPAFLHVFAPCPRGWRSDPSKTMEYSKLSVETCIFPIWEAVNGKRQLSIPSKIISLAPQKKRPVRDYLEGQGRYRHLFSTKNSHVIDEIQSNTDARWQKLLKQCETA; translated from the coding sequence ATGGCAACTGAAACTCAAGAATGGAAATTCACCGCTAAAGACATTGCAAACAAACCCGACCTATTTGAGAGCGGTCACCGCGCATGCGCTGGCTGTGGACCCGCTTCAGTGCTTCGGCTCGTAATGAAAGGTACCCGCGGACCCACCATTGTAACTCAAGCTACGGGCTGCATGGAAATCGTCGGCTCAATCTATCCCTATACATCTTGGGAAGTGCCATGGGTTCACACTGCGTTTGAAAACGCCGGAGCCAACGCCGCAGGCATTGATGCTGCTATTAAGGTGCTTCAAAGAAAGGGCAAAATGAGTCCAGAACACATCGACGTTATTGCCTTAGCAGGTGATGGTGGAACCTACGACATTGGCTTGCAAGCTCTCTCGGGCGCGGTCGAACGAGGACATGACTTCCTCTTTATCCTCTACGACAACGAAGGCTACATGAATACAGGCATTCAACGTAGCAGTGGAACACCTCTTGGCGCAGCAACAACCACCAGCCCAGCAGGTTCAGTGAGACCCGGCAAACTTGAAAACAAAAAACCCATCACAGACATCATGCTTGCACACGGCATGGAATACGTCGCAACCGCAACCCCATACTACTGGAAAGACCTCATCACCAAAGTCCGCAAAGGCCTAGAAGTCGAAGGCCCAGCATTCCTACATGTGTTTGCGCCTTGTCCACGTGGCTGGAGAAGCGACCCATCCAAAACCATGGAATACTCAAAACTCTCCGTGGAAACATGCATCTTCCCCATCTGGGAAGCAGTCAACGGCAAACGCCAACTCTCCATCCCCAGCAAAATCATCTCACTCGCACCACAGAAAAAACGCCCAGTCAGAGACTACCTCGAAGGCCAAGGACGATACCGGCACCTCTTCTCAACAAAGAACTCACATGTCATCGACGAAATCCAAAGCAACACCGACGCGCGCTGGCAGAAACTGCTCAAACAGTGCGAAACAGCCTAA
- a CDS encoding GNAT family N-acetyltransferase codes for MVAFGYAMATEALGHVTWIGTRAEWRNRGYATSILSTLLRECLLKAPEVVIYVAEDNATAKNVYLKAGFRPCHEYIFVRV; via the coding sequence TTGGTTGCTTTTGGCTATGCTATGGCTACTGAGGCGTTGGGACATGTGACTTGGATAGGTACCCGCGCGGAGTGGCGCAACCGGGGTTATGCAACATCGATTCTGTCCACTCTGCTACGAGAATGCTTGCTTAAAGCACCTGAAGTCGTTATTTATGTTGCGGAAGATAACGCGACGGCGAAGAATGTTTACTTGAAGGCAGGTTTTAGGCCTTGCCATGAGTATATCTTTGTTAGGGTTTAG